The sequence below is a genomic window from Salvelinus fontinalis isolate EN_2023a chromosome 19, ASM2944872v1, whole genome shotgun sequence.
caaattaattacaatatagcaattaaacactggaatggtaggatgtgcagaagatgaatgtgcaagatgagatactggggtgcaaaggagcaagataaataaatacagtatggggatgaggtagttggatgggctgtttacagatggactatgtacaggtgcagtgatctgtgagctgctctgacagctggtgcttaaagctagtgagggagatatgagtctccagcttcagtgatttttgaagttcgttccagtcattggcagcagagaactggaaggagaggcggccaaaggaagaattggctttgggggtgaccagtgagatatacctgctggagtgcgtgctacgggtgggtgctgctatggtgaccagtgagctgagataaggcagggctttacctagcagatacttgtagataacctggagccagtgggtttggcgacaagtatgaagcgagggccagccaacgagagcatacaggtcgcagtggtgggtagtatatggggctttggtgacaaaacggatggcactgtgatagactgcatccaatttattgagtagagtgttggaggatattttgtaaatgacatcgccaaagtcgaggatcggtaggatagtcagttttacgagggtatgtttggcagcatgagtgaatgatgctttgttgcgaaataggaagccgattctagatgcaactttgaattggagatgtttagtgtgagtctggaaggagagtttacagtctagccagacacctaggtatttgtagttgtccacatattctaagtcagaaccgtccagagtagtgatgctggacgggcgggcgggtgccggcagcgatcggttgaagaggatgcttttagttttacttgtatttaagagcagttggaggccacggaaggagtgttgtatggcattgaagctcgcctggagggttgttaacacagtgtccaacgaagggccagaggtgtcgtctgtgtagaggtggatcaaagaattaCCAGTGGGTCCTACTTCTATAGATTGTAGTGTAGAGTGGGTTCTACTTGTAGTGTAGAGTGGGTTCTATGTTAGGAACGAGAGGCACCTTTTCATTACAACGTTGGAGGAAATACGTTCCTAGCATGTGAGGAACGTGTTTGCTGGCCTCATAAATGCTAGCCATAGCTAATATTTAGAAAAACTATTTTTTTGTTTGGCTAGAGTTCTGCTAACCTGTTTGTAATCCCTTTAGTGTTGCTTGCTAGCTTGCtggctagctacagaggttagctggctaattagcgacagtagttagctaccgaggttagctggctaattagctacagtagttagctaccgaggttagctggctaattagctacagtagttagctaccgaggttagctggctaattaactacagtagttagctaccgaggttagctggctaattagctacagtagttagctaccgaggttagctggctaattagctacagtagttagctactacCATCAGTTGTTGTTATGTTATTACCATATTTAGCTTATTCCACCTTTTGTAGAATGCATACTGGCATTTGAATATAGTGAAGGAAAACGGAATCTGGACACACTGTGGACAAGGTAGACACATTTAAATGTAGGTGTAGATCAGTGGCAGTCATTCATAttctattcacccagttcaatgtaacatccataggtttaggctactacatgacactagaattttccctgtacccatcatgaggttgctacaacctcgcctatgaatgaaagtttacaacgtaggtgacagacagtgacacattcaatagcaTCTTACACACTCTtacatctagctgatatagggtgcAATCATTAGTCTAACAGTTGCAAACACATTTCTGCTGGACAaactcaggtatgtttatccctttTCGTTCCATTTGCTTCCAATTAAGAaaggtttttcaacagaatcgactTCAGtgaattcaagacaactgggaactcagaaaaaaagagCTCCAACTGCGAAAATAAGTTTTGAATCCGACTCAGGAAcacgggcctctttctagagctctgaccagAAGATcgctgacgtcatgattcaaccttgtttttcccccagagttcccagttgtcttgaaagcaccataaatccagagaatgctggactttggtgacaaaatttgcccacaagaaggactgccgcgccaccttcctgttcaagagagcacagcacaacaaggtgagtccaaaaatgtattgtatgctgctgcataaatggtgtaatatgccagggagatatgtatactgtaactaagaaagtaatactaagtgtatgttgtgtagtagtgtatgttgtgtctcaccctaataatgtggtccctttccccctcataacttagcctactgttctgacttggtggtgcacatgtagcctataacctgtttttagagaaatgtcaacatagaatattgtaagagctttcattgtctgcttatatgccccctttgtttatcctacggttctgacttggtgtacagggagaatactgtaagaacggcccatgttctgaattctgtcgctgtacatttcagaagtgctgaacaaatagttatattgactacatccgtcTTAGCTCTGTCagtgtcttaatcgaaattacagattaccccttatccgctcatcgttccctcatgccatagtttgtacatctcaactgTCAGTAGAAATCACATTTGTTTAAacaaggctgaatgaactgtttggctgccagacaaggctcctctgataaccaggtgtagcggtggtaaggattcactccatggtgctgaaaggaaagctctgctgttgggacagctttatgtaggccctaacagtttgtgggtaaCGTTTGTCACGGTTGCAGTGAAATGAATGTATTGTTGGAGGGATGTTTTAcattgtgtagtggctttgctggcatgcatcgaCAACAACAAAATGAGTTtgtcccaccaagatttacatgctaaaaatcGCCACTGACCCTAgaaataaattagtaaaaccaaacgcttaccttgacttggaagagttccagtgttggatagtcatagccagctagctaacatagaatCTCTccgtttgagccgggtgtttgagtaggctaaactagacagcttcatttgctagctaagtaagtgaaaaaaattatgaactatagctctctctctctctctctttcttgctcctCCTTCATTtgtgaagaaattaatttgttcaaaactgttttctctctctctttaagtcaactactcaccacattttagcactacagtgctagctagctgtagcttatgctttcagtactagattcattctctgatcctttcattgggtggacaacatgtcagttgatgctgcaagagctctgatcgGCTAGAGGATGtactctggaagttgtcataattactgtgtaagtctaaggaagggggtgagaatcatgagcctcctaggttttgtattgaagtcaatgtacccagaggaggatggaagctaacTGTCCTCCGGTTAGACcttggtgctaccctacagagtgctgttgaggctactgtagaccttcagtgaaaaacagtgtgttttaatcaattatttggtgacgtgaatatatgtTGTGCAGTTTTATCTAAAATTGATAACTTTTAAAAATGGaaggtcctccccttcctcctctgaaatGAGgcgggtcctccccttcctcctctgaaatGAGgcgggtcctccccttcctcctctgaaatGAGgcgggtcctccccttcctcctctgaaatGAGgcgggtcctccccttcctcctctgaaatGAGgcgggtcctccccttcctcctctgaaatGAGGCgcgtcctccccttcctcctctgaaatGAGGCGcgtcctcccctttctcctctgaaATGAGgcgggtcctccccttcctcctctgaaatgaggatggtcctccccttcctcctctgaaatgaggatggtcctccccttcctcctctgaaatGAGGAtggccctccccttcctcctctgaaatGAGgcgggtcctccccttcctcctctgaaatgagaatggtcctccccttcctcctctgaaatGAGGAtggccctccccttcctcctctgaaatGAGgcgggtcctccccttcctcctctgaaatgagaatggtcctccccttcctcctctgaaatcaggatggtcctccccttcctcctctgaaatGAGGAtggccctccccttcctcctctgaaatGAGgcgggtcctccccttcctcctctgaaatGAGGAtggccctccccttcctcctctgaaatGAGgcgggtcctccccttcctcctctgaaatcaggatggtcctccccttcctcctctgaaatGAGGAtggccctccccttcctcctctgaaatgaggatggtcctccccttcctcctctgaaatgaggatggtcctccccttcctcctctgaaatgagaatggtcctccccttcctcctctgaaatgaggatggtcctccccttcctcctctgaaatGAGgcgggtcctccccttcctcctctgaaatgaggatggtcctccccttcctcctcagaGGATGTAGATGCATGACCCATTGGGAATTCCATGATCAGAACTCTACTAACACTAAAGCTGCATGAACTGTCAAGTCTGGACACGGCCGGAAGTCTGGGGTGCATTTGAAGATCAGGAAGTGTCCTTAATGTGTGTGGCCATCTTGCCACACGGAGTTTTTCACAAGGGAGCCCTGCATATACGGTACATAACctgtttgggctcaaggggcagtattgagtagccagataaaaggtgcccatttcaaaaaggcctcgtactcaattcttgctcgtacaatatgcatattattattactattggatagaaaacgctcTCCATCTTGCTACACGGAGTTTTTCACAAGGGAGCCCTGCATATACGGTACATAAGACATAACCTAATCCCATATAAAACCAGTcaaatacagcacaacacaaataTTCAAGAAAAACAGTTACATTCCTCAATAAGAAGGTTAAATTGCCCGAGCGGCACCAGAACATCCACATTGTAAGGTATTTTGTAGTTGGTTCCAGCAAAGAGTTGCTTTAAAAATAAAAGCGGATTTACCTAGTTCGGTGGAGACCTGaagaacctcaagagttaaccaaatgggtttccgtggccgagcagcagcacacaagcctaaaatcaccattcGCAATGCAAAGCGTCGGTCGGAGTGGCGTAAAGCtcatcgccattggactctgggagcagtggaaatgctttATCctaagtgatgaatcatgctACACCATCTGCCAGTCCGACGGACGTTTGGCAGATGctagagaatgctacctgccccaatgcataatgctaaatgtaaagtttggtggaggaggaaaaatggtctgggactgttcttcatagtttgggctaggccccttagttccagtgaagggaaatcttaacgctacagcctacaatgacattctagacgtttctgtgcttccaactttgtagcaacagtttggggaaggccctttctcgtttcagcatgacaatgcccccgtgtgcaaagcgaggtccatacagaaatggtttgtcgagattgatgtggaagaacttgactggtctgcacagagccctgacctcaaccccatagaacacctttgggatgaattggaacaccgactgcgagccaggcataaatcacccaacatcagtgccagacctcactaatgctcatggcaGAACGGacgcaagtccctgcagcaatgttccaacatctagtggaaagccttcccagaacagtggaggctgttatagcagtaaaggaGGAAacactccatattaatacccatgattttggaatgagatgttaaaCGAGCAGGAGTCCCTGAGATGTTAAACGAGCAGGAGTCCCTGAGATATTAAACGAGCAGGAGTCCCTGAGATATTAAACGACCAGGAGTCCCTGAGATGTTAAACGAGCAGGAGTCCCTGAGATGTTAAACGAGCAGGAGTCCCTGAGATGTTAAACGAGCAGGAGTCCCTGAGATATTAAACGAGCAGGAGTCCCTGAGATATTAAACGAGCAGGAGTCCCTGAGATATTAAACGAGCAGGAGTCCCTGAGATATTAAACGAGCAGGAGTCCCTGAGATGTTAAACGACCAGGAGTCCCTGAGATGTTAAACGAGCAGGAGTCCCTGAGATGTTAAACGAGCAGGAGTCCCTGAGATGTTAAACGAGCAGGAGTCCCTGAGATATTAAACGAGCAGGAGTCCCTGAGATGTTAAACGAGCAGGAGTCCCTGAGATGTTAAACGAGCAGGAGTCCCTGAGATATTAAACGAGCAGGAGTCCCTGAGATATTAAACGAGCAGGAGTCCCTGAGATATTAAACGAGCAGGAGTCCCTGAGATATTAAACGAGCAGGAGTCCCTGAGATATTAAACGAGCAGGAGTCCCTGAGATATTAAACGACCAGGAGTCCCTGAGATGTTAAACGAGCAGGAGTCCCTGAGATGTTAAACGACCAGGAGTCCCTGAGATGTTAAACGAGCAGGAGTCCCTGAGATATTAAACGAGCAGGAGTCCCTGAGATGATAAACGAGCAGGAGTCCCTGAGATATTAAACGACCAGGAGTCCCTGAGATGTTAAACGAGCAGGAGTCCATGAGATATTAAACGAGCAGGAGTCCCTGAGATGTTAAACGAGCAGGAGTCCCTGAGATGTTAAACGAGCAGGAGTCCATGAGATATTAAACGAGCAGGAGTCCCTGAGATATTAAACGACCAGGAGTCCCTGAGATGTTAAACGAGCAGGAGTCCATGAGATATTAAACGAGCaggagtccacatacttttggtcatgtagtgtacctaaTAATCTATAAAGATAGAACGTTAAAACGTGACCCCACTGTTGAACCGTGAAAAGTATTCAGGTTTTATTTCCATCCATTTTATCTCATGGTGAGCAACAAACATGATGTGAAGAGTGAGTGAACAACACACACAGATTTACCTTAATATAGAGAACAGAGGTACTGACCAAAATCCTTTTAGATCCTTCAAATCGTAGTTCTACATTCCTGTCTGCTGAATGAATGTCCCAGAGTTCCTTCCACCCTGCCACCATTTAAAATGTAATCTCTTCCACCCGAAAGAGAGAAAGGTAAAGTATGACTTCATGCAGGTACAGTACATTAGATATAAAGGTAACTTCCTTCCTGTCCTATCGAGGATTTCAGTGCAACAGTTTTTCAACAGAAATCTATCAATATGTTTGATAGATAGGTCTTGTGTCGTATACAGTAAACGATGGGCAGTATTTTAGCAACCCTCATGTTACAGTACATTTCATTTAAACATATTTTAATAGCCCCGTCCTATGATACAAAACATCCATTTTACAACACTTACAACTAAACTAGCTAGCGgttgaaatattgaaataaatAACAACATTTAGAACATAACAACATTGTGATTGGAACAGTAAACACAGAGATCACTACGACAACAACTAGTAAGAAGTTAAAACAAGAATCAGCTTTTTGAAGGTATCAGAAAATGTGAAAGTATGACGACAACAccagtttgtgtgtttgtgtccatgaCGCCAGTCCAGGGTTATATTCATTAGTGGGTACACCCTTGCAAAAAGTGTTTCTTAACGGACAAGTTCAGGAAGTCCTAACCTGTTTCGACCCGTTTGCTTCCTAGCGAATACAACCCAGTCTCACACAGAGGACGTCTGAGCATCCTCGCCGGGGGCCTTGTTATTCCCTTGCATGCTCCCTGAGAAGTTGTCAGAGTCCAACAGCTCCACGATACTATACGGAGAACAGTCCTCCAGCCCCAGCTTCCCACAGGCCCAGCCACAGAACCCCTTCTCCAGGTCGCGGACAGACAGCCACCACTCACTAAAGGCCCAGGAGACCTGCGCCAGGGTGGAGTACAGAGCCAGGGACAGAGCCATGGGCATGATCAGCATGGGGTAGAAGATGATGAGGCAGGGGCAGATGGTGATCTTATGCCAGAACGTTCTCTCCTCGTTGTAGACCAGGAACACGTTGTACCAGGTGAGCGTTCCATAGTAAAACGACGTGATGAAGGCGATAAGGAATACTAAAGGAGCACACAATAGGCTCCAGAGGATCACATGGGGGCCCTGAAAGAACCCCAAGCCACAGGAACACTTGGAGCCCTGGCCCCTCTCACACTCAGCGTCCAGACGTTCCTTAGAGAGGGCCATGTCCCGGAGTTCTCTCTCTGTTAGAGTAACGTGGATGTCCACCACCTGACCCTTCTTCTTCCCCCTGGTGATGGTGCCGGTCAAGGTCACATAACGGCTGTCTGGGGGCATGCTCCTGtcgctccagcctcctggagacacacaacaacattatgacactagtaagctccagcctcctggagacacacaacaacattatgacactagtaagctccagcctcctggagacacacaacaacattatgacactagtaagctccagcctcctggagacacacaacaacattatgacactagtaagctccagcctcctggagatacacaacaacattatgacactagtaagctccagcctcctggagacacaacaacaacaacattatgacactagtaagctccagcctcctggagacacacaacaacaacattatgacactagtaagctccagcctcctggagacacacaacaacattatgacactagtaagctccagcctcctggagatacacaacaacattatgacactagtaagctccagcctcctggagatacacaacaacattatgacactagtaagctccagcctcctggagatacacaacaacaacaacattatgacactagtaagctccagcctcctggagacacacaacaacaacattatgacactagtaagttccagcctcctggagacacacaacaacaacaacattatgacactagtaagctccagcctcctggagacacacaacaacattatgacactagtaagctccagcctcctggagacacacaacaacaacaacattatgacactagtaagctccagcctcctggagatacacaacaacattatgacactagtaagctccagcctcctggagatacacaacaacattatgacactagtaagctccagcctcctggagacacacaataacattatgacactagtaagctccagcctcctggagataaacaacaacaacaacattatgacactagtaagctccagcctcctggagacacacaacaacattatgacactagtaagctccagcctcctggagacacacaacaacaacattatgacactagtaagctccagcctcctggagacacacaacaacattatgacactagtaagctccagcctcctggagacacaacaacaacattatgacactagtaagctccagcctcctggagacacaacaacaacaacattatgacactagtaagctccagcctcctggagatacacaacaacattatgacactagtaagctccagcctcctggagatacacaacaacattatgacactagtaagctccagcctcctggagatacacaacaacattatgacactagtaagct
It includes:
- the tmem169b gene encoding transmembrane protein 169, whose protein sequence is MAQAEPQPSGGSSPQLISLHSEMSEASGNHVEVGSANRRKRRRKEPRPESIIVYRSDNERGPGEEQGGEEGGAERSTEGAKFLNTPTGEGGWSDRSMPPDSRYVTLTGTITRGKKKGQVVDIHVTLTERELRDMALSKERLDAECERGQGSKCSCGLGFFQGPHVILWSLLCAPLVFLIAFITSFYYGTLTWYNVFLVYNEERTFWHKITICPCLIIFYPMLIMPMALSLALYSTLAQVSWAFSEWWLSVRDLEKGFCGWACGKLGLEDCSPYSIVELLDSDNFSGSMQGNNKAPGEDAQTSSV